The genomic interval CTTAAGGGGGACCGGAAGGGAGTCCATGGGGGGCCGCGGAATATTTACAAAGGACCCGTGTTGATTTAGACGATGTCCGGATATCGGCATTTCACGAAACCGATGGTTCAGAGTCCGGCCTGTCGGCTGTTCTGACCACACACACTCCAAAAAGGGTTTCCCATGTCCATATTCTCGGCGGCGCTGCTTCTTTTTCTGGTGATGGATCCTTTTGGAAACATTCCCTTTTTCCTCTCGATCCTAAAGCATATTGATTACCGGCGTCAACAGTGGATCATCATTCGTGAGATGCTGATCGCCTTGGCCGTCCTCGTGTGTTTTCTCTTTGTCGGCCGCTATATTTTGGTGTTGCTGGATATTTCCGCCCCGGCTCTGAGCATAGCCGGCGGCGTGATTCTTTTTTTGATCGCTCTCAAGATGATTTTTTCCAATTCGGAGGAGATCTTCGGGAAATCCCCGGAGGGAGAACCCCTGATTGTTCCCCTGGCGATCCCCTTTGTGGCCGGCCCTTCCGCCCTGGCGACGGTTCTGCTGCTCAGGGCAAGGGAGCCGTCCCGCTGGCCGGAGTGGCTTGCCGCTCTGGTCATCGCATGGTTTCTCGCTACCTGTGTTCTGTACCTGTCCAGCCAGATCAGTCGTCTGCTTGGAGACCGGGTGCTGATCGCCATCGAACGCCTCATGGGTATGCTTTTGACGACCATTGCCGTCGAGATGTTCATCAAGGGAATCAGTCAATTATCAATTTAAATACGAAACAGCGGGCTGGTTTTTCGGCTACGAAACCGTAAGGAGATTGAATCGATGATGACGCAAGAACAACTGGAAGGATACGCCGACGTCCTTTTGTGGGGCCTGAAGCCGGCCCGCACGAAACCTTTGAAGAAAGGGGATATGGTGCTTCTGCAATATGACCTGCCGGCCCTGAAGCTGGCGGAAATTCTCTTTGGACGGCTCCTTGACCTGGGCCTCAACCCGATCCAGCGGCTGGGCATGACGACGGCCATGGAGAAGAGCTTTTATGAGAAAGCCGACGATCGGCAGCTTTCTTTTCTTTCCCCCGGAGACAAGCCGACTTACGAAAAACTGGACGGCCGGATTTTTCTCCGGGCGCCCGA from Deltaproteobacteria bacterium carries:
- a CDS encoding NAAT family transporter, which encodes MSIFSAALLLFLVMDPFGNIPFFLSILKHIDYRRQQWIIIREMLIALAVLVCFLFVGRYILVLLDISAPALSIAGGVILFLIALKMIFSNSEEIFGKSPEGEPLIVPLAIPFVAGPSALATVLLLRAREPSRWPEWLAALVIAWFLATCVLYLSSQISRLLGDRVLIAIERLMGMLLTTIAVEMFIKGISQLSI